A genomic window from Salvia miltiorrhiza cultivar Shanhuang (shh) chromosome 5, IMPLAD_Smil_shh, whole genome shotgun sequence includes:
- the LOC131026622 gene encoding uncharacterized protein LOC131026622 isoform X1, whose protein sequence is MATASFKSTSRRGAATEPKAPPPAAASRRRSHSVSAVSRKTHVPFDDNTPISSEFSNSRDNPLFWSRSSSPRDKEESGRIGEIATSSNKSSSKLNAKSAVNGNGNVGGNSSGEQRGRSVTRSLSHSNGIGRSLSRVRGRSVSTASRSGAYENEKEQGCLTTPIAQSRHEVKRTSNSISRTNSVRNRVSNPGEAKYAGVRTARNQAKEWSEDDSACSLQISNLEDGISVGSLSEAEEKTIRNAFEELNFFRRNNANQAAPANVPDMSSDLVNSDAVELISDIRREYAIKLEESEERVRKLRADLAIEEHRGQELDRILKEIVPDRKTSDMQRSRRGRKTSNERKRMSNRLTEEAMAYFDECVSLSTFDSSDFSASEDPAYSLVGAAGPVGTSSLANGNPSTLCCYDQGSLIENKKIYDDQLQLKPCEDSEPAANNSNAGPGSCQLYEFSFADKRLDEVGPQADIRSYIKNFERETKKDIDLEASNSYYDAEEYNTRGQIEGVLFDRVLYNSRIESGGLLLCGGAISCLPFASTM, encoded by the exons ATGGCCACCGCCTCCTTCAAATCCACTTCCAGAAGAGGCGCAGCTACAGAACCCAAAGCCCCGCCGCCCGCCGCCGCTTCACGGCGGCGTTCCCACAGCGTCAGCGCTGTTTCCCGGAAGACCCACGTCCCCTTCGACGACAATACTCCGATTTCCTCCGAATTCTCCAATAGCAGAGATAACCCTCTTTTCTGGAGCAGATCTTCTTCACCTCGAGATAAAGAAGAAAGCGGAAGGATCGGTGAGATAGCTACCAGTAGTAATAAGTCGTCATCTAAATTGAATGCAAAGAGCGCAGTCAACGGCAATGGCAATGTCGGTGGTAACTCTTCTGGTGAGCAGAGGGGGCGCTCTGTTACGCGGAGTCTTAGCCACAGCAATGGGATCGGCCGCAGTTTGTCGAGGGTTCGAGGGCGCTCCGTCTCTACAGCTTCTCGTAGCGGAGCTTACGAG AATGAGAAAGAGCAGGGTTGTCTTACTACTCCTATCGCTCAAAGCAGACATGAGGTGAAGAGGACTAGTAATAGTATAAGTAGAACTAATTCAGTAAGAAATAGGGTAAGTAACCCAGGGGAAGCGAAATATGCTGGAGTGAGAACGGCCCGGAATCAAGCAAAAGAGTGGTCTGAAGACGATTCTGCT TGTAGTTTGCAGATATCAAATTTGGAGGATGGTATTTCAGTCGGTTCCTTGTCAGAAGCTGAAGAGAAAACCATTAGAAATGCATTTGAAGAGTTGAAT TTTTTTCGAAGAAATAATGCCAACCAGGCTGCACCTGCAAATGTTCCTGATATGTCCTCAGATTTAGTAAATTCTGATGCTGTTGAGTTAATCTCGGACATCAGAAGGGAATATGCCATAAAATTGGAAGAG TCCGAAGAACGTGTCAGAAAACTTCGAGCAGATCTTGCAATTGAAGAGCACCGTGGGCAAGAGCTGGATAGAATACTTAAGGAGATAGTTCCTGATCGAAAGACTTCTGATATGCAGAGATCTCGTCGAGGAAGAAAA ACAAGCAATGAAAGAAAACGGATGTCGAACCGCCTAACTGAAGAAGCCATGGCATATTTTGACGAATGTGTGTCCTTGTCCACCTTTGATAGTTCTGACTTCTCAGCTTCAGAAGATCCAGCCTACAGTTTAGTTGGAGCTGCTGGACCTGTAGGCACTTCTTCTTTGGCAAATGGAAATCCGAGCACCTTATGCTGTTATGACCAGGGCAGTCTCATTGAAAACAAAAAG ATATATGATGACCAGTTGCAGCTCAAACCTTGCGAGGATTCTGAACCAGCCGCCAACAACAGCAACGCTGGTCCAGGGAGCTGTCAACTTTACGAGTTCTCGTTTGCTGATAAAAGGCTTGATGAGGTCGGACCTCAAGCAGATATTAGGAGTTATATCAAGAATTTTGAGAGAGAAACTAAGAAAGACATAGATTTGGAGGCTTCCAATTCATACTACGACGCTGAAGAATACAACACACGAGGCCAGATTGAGGGTGTATTGTTTGACAGGGTGCTATATAACAGCAGAATAGAGTCGGGTGGTTTGCTTTTATGTGGTGGCGCTATCTCGTGTCTGCCCTTTGCTTCAACTATGTGA
- the LOC131026621 gene encoding pectinesterase-like, with amino-acid sequence MANPLLIFFLFTLSLAPPYSAAAPPPPAAACKSTPHRELCLSILSASNSDNYAKFSVKQCLQHSRKLSDSIADFAAKQELLMSYSETAALDDCRQLQELSAAYLELIAVELKSAAANLSEALACRLQTLLSAVVTNHQTCYDGLVEVGSALAAPLGDAAAVYSVSLGLVTHAFSRKGPRPSGAVAAELDWARYPTSDLFETIHLGKKGRIVEELWEQGIHVNATVTVSPYGGANFTSINDAVASAPNNSAVEDGYFVIYAKQGYYQEYVVVPRHKKNIMLVGDGINATVITGNRSVVDGWTTFNSATFIVYGERFVAMGISFENTAGPEKHQAVAVRNSADISSFYRCSIAGYQDTLYAHSMRQFYRECDISGTVDFIFGNAAAVFQSCNLYGRAGLPNQKVAFTAQGRSDPNQNTGISIQNCTVTAAAAPSPAESYLGRPWKQYSRTVYMESYIGELINPVGWLEWNGTAGLDTLYYGEYRNYGPRADTAMRVKWPGYTVMNATEALDFTVFNFTMGETWLPSTNIPFHGGLVVSP; translated from the exons ATGGCGAATCCGCTTctcatcttcttcctcttcaCCTTATCTCTAGCTCCGCCCTATTCCGCCGCCGCACCCCCACCGCCCGCCGCCGCCTGCAAATCCACCCCCCACCGCGAGCTATGCCTCTCCATCCTCTCCGCATCCAATTCCGACAACTACGCCAAATTCTCCGTAAAGCAATGCCTCCAACACTCGAGAAAACTATCCGATTCGATCGCCGATTTTGCCGCCAAGCAGGAGCTGCTCATGAGCTATTCCGAGACCGCCGCGCTCGACGACTGCCGGCAGCTCCAGGAGCTGAGCGCCGCCTACTTGGAGCTCATCGCCGTCGAGCTCAAATCCGCCGCCGCCAATCTCAGCGAGGCGCTGGCCTGCCGGCTGCAGACCTTGCTCAGCGCCGTCGTCACCAATCACCAGACGTGCTACGACGGGCTGGTGGAGGTCGGCAGCGCGCTGGCGGCGCCGCTGGGAGATGCTGCGGCGGTGTACAGCGTGTCGCTGGGACTGGTGACGCATGCATTCAGCCGCAAAGGGCCACGGCCTAGCGGGGCCGTGGCTGCGGAGTTGGATTGGGCACGTTACCCCACTTCCGACCTTTTCGag ACGATACATTTGGGTAAGAAAGGAAGAATTGTGGAGGAATTATGGGAGCAAGGAATTCACGTAAACGCCACCGTCACCGTCAGCCCCTACGGCGGCGCTAACTTCACGTCGATAAACGACGCCGTCGCCTCCGCCCCCAACAACTCCGCCGTGGAAGACGGCTACTTCGTCATCTACGCCAAGCAAGGCTACTACCAGGAATACGTCGTCGTCCCCAGACACAAGAAGAACATTATGCTCGTCGGAGACGGCATCAACGCCACCGTCATCACCGGAAACCGGAGCGTCGTCGACGGCTGGACAACCTTCAACTCCGCCACCTTCA TTGTGTACGGGGAGCGGTTCGTGGCGATGGGGATATCGTTCGAGAACACGGCGGGGCCGGAGAAGCACCAGGCGGTGGCGGTGCGGAACAGCGCGGACATCTCGAGCTTCTACCGGTGCAGCATAGCGGGGTACCAGGACACCCTCTACGCCCACTCCATGCGCCAGTTCTACCGCGAGTGCGACATCTCCGGCACCGTCGACTTCATCTTCGGGAACGCCGCCGCCGTCTTCCAGAGCTGCAATCTCTACGGGCGGGCGGGGCTCCCGAACCAGAAGGTGGCGTTCACGGCTCAGGGTCGGAGCGACCCGAACCAAAACACCGGGATCTCGATCCAAAATTGCACGGTGACAGCAGCGGCGGCACCGTCGCCGGCGGAGAGCTACTTGGGGCGGCCGTGGAAGCAATACTCCCGAACGGTGTACATGGAATCGTACATCGGTGAGCTGATAAATCCGGTGGGGTGGCTAGAATGGAACGGCACCGCCGGATTGGACACGCTCTACTACGGTGAGTATCGGAATTATGGGCCCCGCGCCGACACCGCCATGAGAGTGAAGTGGCCTGGCTATACCGTTATGAATGCTACGGAGGCTTTGGATTTTACAGTCTTTAATTTTACCATGGGAGAGACATGGTTGCCTTCTACCAACATACCTTTCCATGGAGGATTGGTGGTTTCACCAtga
- the LOC131026638 gene encoding ethylene-responsive transcription factor WRI1-like, translating to MKRKSPSSSCSSSSSSCCIESPSIAQPSAPESKPKPKRVRAKRNQSDNSATSAKSRSSIYRGVTRHRWTGRYEAHLWDKTTWNSIQNKRGRQIYLGAYDNEEDAARTYDLAALKYWGPATILNFPVEGYTKDVEEMQKLSKEEYLASLRRRSSGFSRGVSKYRGVARHHHNGRWEARIGRVCGNKYLYLGTYSTQEEAAAAYDMAAIEFRGPNAVTNFDISNYADKLKKFIPEVQVEEVHVKQETHSTPPDEVQADEDPHPVAETSSPKPEPKDSNESEGMVTMEPIEEHGHPWDLCLDTLFNILPIPDMPLGKASEVFDYKGFDDDIECIFDEPLDDNEILQYGGQIDAADALVAQDLKGRDASASTSPSSSPLSSTTSACSNI from the exons ATGAAGCGCAAGTCTCCTTCATCTTCGTGCTCCTCCTCTTCATCTTCCTGCTGCATCGAATCGCCGTCAATCGCCCAACCCAGCGCGCCGGAATCCAAGCCCAAGCCCAAGCGCGTCCGAGCCAAGAGGAATCAGAGCGACAATTCCGCCACCTCCGCTAAATCACGCAGCTCCATTTACAGAGGCGTCACCAG GCATCGGTGGACTGGCAGGTACGAAGCTCACCTCTGGGATAAGACCACATGGAACAGCATCCAGAACAAGCGAGGAAGACAAA TTTATTTAG GTGCTTATGATAATGAGGAAGATGCGGCACGGACCTACGATCTAGCTGCCCTTAAATACTGGGGACCTGCCACCATCCTCAATTTTCCG GTAGAGGGCTACACCAAAGATGTTGAAGAGATGCAAAAATTGAGCAAGGAAGAGTATTTGGCGTCGCTTAGGCGGCGGAGCAGCGGCTTTTCTAGGGGCGTTTCTAAATATCGCGGTGTAGCAAG GCACCATCACAACGGCCGGTGGGAGGCTCGAATTGGGCGAGTTTGTGGAAACAAGTACCTCTACTTAGGAACCTACA GCACTCAAGaggaagcagcagcagcatatGATATGGCAGCGATAGAATTCAGAGGTCCGAACGCTGTAACGAATTTCGACATAAGTAATTACGCGGATAAGTTGAAGAAATTCATACCTGAGGTGCAAGTGGAAGAGGTCCATGTGAAGCAGGAGACGCACTCAACTCCCCCCGACGAGGTACAAGCAGACGAAGATCCTCACCCGGTTGCTGAAACAAGTAGCCCTAAGCCCGAACCCAAAGATTCCAACGAGTCGGAAGGCATGGTCACCATGGAACCAATCGAGGAGCACGGGCACCCTTGGGATCTCTGTCTAGATACTCTATTCAACATCCTCCCAATACCCGACATGCCTCTGGGGAAAGCCTCCGAGGTGTTCGACTACAAAGGCTTCGATGATGATATCGAGTGCATCTTCGACGAGCCATTGGATGATAACGAGATCCTCCAATACGGCGGCCAGATCGACGCAGCAGACGCATTGGTGGCTCAGGACTTGAAAGGGCGGGACGCCTCCGCTTCGACCTCACCTTCTTCGTCGCCACTATCATCGACCACATCAGCCTGCAGCAACATCTAA
- the LOC131026617 gene encoding ETHYLENE INSENSITIVE 3-like 1 protein: MGIFEEMGFCDNLDFLTGPPGELKGSQELEPVGEVDGDYSDEEMDVDELEKRMWKDRMLLKRLKEQKKSKERIDDTAKQRQSQEQARRKKMSRAQDGILKYMLKMMEVCKAQGFVYGIIPEKGKPVTGASDNLRAWWKEKVRFDRNGPAAIAKYQAEHSIPGKTEASSVVASTPQTLQELQDTTLGSLLSALMQHCNPPQRRFPLEKGVPPPWWPSGTEDWWPELGLPKDQGPPPYKKPHDLKKAWKVGVLTSVIKHMFPDIAKIHKLVRQSKCLQDKMTAKESATWLSIINQEEALSRKLYPDSYPPSSSDVGSGSYLVSDTSDYDVDGVEDDANVAVDCKPLDRDLFNFGVSATKNNPMVLPLAPIKGEIIDLDVDYTPKRKQVSVEEHKSERVYTCEFSQCPHSDKLMGFNDQAWRNNHQNNCQFRFSSSAPNYQINNEIQAVCRAPSSETKSSNLPCVNVSDLGIPEDDQKLISGLMSMYDNNLQGNNSFDSENFNILLGQNPQQSAGQLQQGGDFFRQGALSQAGTFQETSVPLSSATYMSTEFQYDQCRSSYNSDVGENFADFRLDSPFNFTPGGDFSVDPLPKHEVPLWYI; this comes from the coding sequence ATGGGCATCTTTGAGGAGATGGGGTTTTGTGATAATCTTGATTTTCTCACTGGTCCTCCTGGAGAGCTGAAGGGCTCCCAGGAGCTCGAACCGGTGGGAGAGGTGGATGGAGACTACAGCGACGAGGAGATGGATGTGGATGAGCTGGAAAAGCGGATGTGGAAAGACCGGATGCTCTTGAAGCGGCTCAAGGAGCAGAAGAAGAGCAAGGAGAGGATTGACGACACTGCAAAGCAGCGCCAGTCTCAAGAGCAAGCGAGGAGGAAGAAGATGTCTCGTGCTCAAGATGGCATCTTGAAGTATATGCTGAAGATGATGGAGGTCTGCAAAGCTCAAGGGTTCGTGTATGGGATCATTCCTGAGAAAGGAAAGCCTGTGACGGGAGCGTCTGACAATCTCCGTGCTTGGTGGAAGGAGAAAGTCAGGTTCGACAGGAATGGCCCTGCTGCGATTGCTAAGTATCAGGCAGAGCATTCGATCCCTGGGAAAACTGAGGCTTCGAGTGTGGTGGCATCAACTCCTCAGACGCTTCAGGAGCTGCAGGACACTACGCTTGGATCTCTGCTGTCGGCTCTGATGCAGCACTGTAATCCGCCCCAGAGGCGATTCCCACTGGAAAAGGGTGTCCCGCCTCCTTGGTGGCCTTCTGGGACGGAAGATTGGTGGCCGGAATTGGGTTTGCCCAAGGATCAAGGGCCACCTCCGTACAAGAAGCCCCACGATCTGAAGAAGGCGTGGAAGGTTGGTGTCCTGACTTCCGTGATCAAACACATGTTCCCTGATATCGCCAAGATACACAAGCTAGTCCGTCAGTCTAAGTGTTTACAGGATAAGATGACGGCCAAGGAGAGTGCGACTTGGCTGTCTATTATTAACCAGGAAGAGGCTTTGTCTAGAAAACTCTATCCTGATAGCTATCCACCATCATCATCCGATGTTGGGAGCGGATCGTATTTAGTCAGTGATACTAGTGACTATGATGTGGATGGAGTAGAAGATGATGCGAACGTTGCAGTCGACTGCAAGCCACTGGATAGGGATCTGTTCAACTTCGGGGTGTCTGCGACTAAAAATAACCCTATGGTGCTACCCCTAGCTCCAATTAAGGGAGAGATCATCGACTTAGATGTAGATTATACCCCGAAAAGGAAACAGGTTTCTGTTGAAGAGCACAAGAGTGAGAGGGTATATACATGTGAGTTTTCTCAATGCCCCCACAGTGATAAACTCATGGGATTTAATGACCAAGCATGGAGGAACAATCACCAGAACAATTGCCAGTTCCGATTCAGTTCTTCCGCACCAAACTATCAGATCAACAACGAGATACAAGCCGTGTGCCGTGCTCCTTCCAGTGAAACCAAGTCTTCCAACCTACCTTGTGTCAATGTTTCTGACCTTGGGATTCCTGAAGATGATCAGAAATTGATTAGTGGGCTAATGTCAATGTATGATAACAATCTTCAGGGAAACAATAGCTTTGATTCTGAGAATTTCAACATTCTCCTGGGGCAGAACCCTCAGCAATCTGCCGGTCAGCTTCAACAGGGTGGCGACTTTTTCAGACAGGGAGCGTTGTCTCAGGCAGGCACATTTCAAGAAACCAGTGTGCCGTTGAGCAGTGCTACATACATGTCAACAGAATTCCAGTATGACCAGTGCAGATCATCGTACAATAGCGACGTAGGGGAGAATTTTGCTGACTTCAGACTTGACTCACCGTTCAATTTCACACCCGGTGGTGACTTCTCCGTGGATCCATTGCCAAAGCATGAAGTGCCTCTCTGGTACATTTGA
- the LOC131026622 gene encoding uncharacterized protein LOC131026622 isoform X2, protein MATASFKSTSRRGAATEPKAPPPAAASRRRSHSVSAVSRKTHVPFDDNTPISSEFSNSRDNPLFWSRSSSPRDKEESGRIGEIATSSNKSSSKLNAKSAVNGNGNVGGNSSGEQRGRSVTRSLSHSNGIGRSLSRVRGRSVSTASRSGAYENEKEQGCLTTPIAQSRHEVKRTSNSISRTNSVRNRVSNPGEAKYAGVRTARNQAKEWSEDDSACSLQISNLEDGISVGSLSEAEEKTIRNAFEELNFFRRNNANQAAPANVPDMSSDLVNSDAVELISDIRREYAIKLEESEERVRKLRADLAIEEHRGQELDRILKEIVPDRKTSDMQRSRRGRKTSNERKRMSNRLTEEAMAYFDECVSLSTFDSSDFSASEDPAYSLVGAAGPVGTSSLANGNPSTLCCYDQGSLIENKKLQLKPCEDSEPAANNSNAGPGSCQLYEFSFADKRLDEVGPQADIRSYIKNFERETKKDIDLEASNSYYDAEEYNTRGQIEGVLFDRVLYNSRIESGGLLLCGGAISCLPFASTM, encoded by the exons ATGGCCACCGCCTCCTTCAAATCCACTTCCAGAAGAGGCGCAGCTACAGAACCCAAAGCCCCGCCGCCCGCCGCCGCTTCACGGCGGCGTTCCCACAGCGTCAGCGCTGTTTCCCGGAAGACCCACGTCCCCTTCGACGACAATACTCCGATTTCCTCCGAATTCTCCAATAGCAGAGATAACCCTCTTTTCTGGAGCAGATCTTCTTCACCTCGAGATAAAGAAGAAAGCGGAAGGATCGGTGAGATAGCTACCAGTAGTAATAAGTCGTCATCTAAATTGAATGCAAAGAGCGCAGTCAACGGCAATGGCAATGTCGGTGGTAACTCTTCTGGTGAGCAGAGGGGGCGCTCTGTTACGCGGAGTCTTAGCCACAGCAATGGGATCGGCCGCAGTTTGTCGAGGGTTCGAGGGCGCTCCGTCTCTACAGCTTCTCGTAGCGGAGCTTACGAG AATGAGAAAGAGCAGGGTTGTCTTACTACTCCTATCGCTCAAAGCAGACATGAGGTGAAGAGGACTAGTAATAGTATAAGTAGAACTAATTCAGTAAGAAATAGGGTAAGTAACCCAGGGGAAGCGAAATATGCTGGAGTGAGAACGGCCCGGAATCAAGCAAAAGAGTGGTCTGAAGACGATTCTGCT TGTAGTTTGCAGATATCAAATTTGGAGGATGGTATTTCAGTCGGTTCCTTGTCAGAAGCTGAAGAGAAAACCATTAGAAATGCATTTGAAGAGTTGAAT TTTTTTCGAAGAAATAATGCCAACCAGGCTGCACCTGCAAATGTTCCTGATATGTCCTCAGATTTAGTAAATTCTGATGCTGTTGAGTTAATCTCGGACATCAGAAGGGAATATGCCATAAAATTGGAAGAG TCCGAAGAACGTGTCAGAAAACTTCGAGCAGATCTTGCAATTGAAGAGCACCGTGGGCAAGAGCTGGATAGAATACTTAAGGAGATAGTTCCTGATCGAAAGACTTCTGATATGCAGAGATCTCGTCGAGGAAGAAAA ACAAGCAATGAAAGAAAACGGATGTCGAACCGCCTAACTGAAGAAGCCATGGCATATTTTGACGAATGTGTGTCCTTGTCCACCTTTGATAGTTCTGACTTCTCAGCTTCAGAAGATCCAGCCTACAGTTTAGTTGGAGCTGCTGGACCTGTAGGCACTTCTTCTTTGGCAAATGGAAATCCGAGCACCTTATGCTGTTATGACCAGGGCAGTCTCATTGAAAACAAAAAG TTGCAGCTCAAACCTTGCGAGGATTCTGAACCAGCCGCCAACAACAGCAACGCTGGTCCAGGGAGCTGTCAACTTTACGAGTTCTCGTTTGCTGATAAAAGGCTTGATGAGGTCGGACCTCAAGCAGATATTAGGAGTTATATCAAGAATTTTGAGAGAGAAACTAAGAAAGACATAGATTTGGAGGCTTCCAATTCATACTACGACGCTGAAGAATACAACACACGAGGCCAGATTGAGGGTGTATTGTTTGACAGGGTGCTATATAACAGCAGAATAGAGTCGGGTGGTTTGCTTTTATGTGGTGGCGCTATCTCGTGTCTGCCCTTTGCTTCAACTATGTGA